CAGCGCCGGCCTCGGGACCACCCCCGCACGCGAATTCGAGTCGCCCCTCAGGTGTCCGCCGGCAACACCGATTTTCACGCACTTCTATCATCCGGACGCAGGACGGTCGGTGAACGCGGTCTTCGGGATGGATTTCTCGACGCCGGCCGGCCGGACGGAGGGGCGGTTCGTCTCCCACCCGCAGGGCGAGTTGCGGGTCGAACTCACTGACGACCTGCACGCGACGATGTTCGTCGCGGTCCCCCCCTGGGAGCTCGACCAGCTTGCGGTCTTCGGGCGCCGCGGCGATCGCCAGCCACTCGAGATCATCGCGGCCGAGCCGCCCGTCGAGACGCTCTGATCACTTCAAGTAGCCCAGATCCCGCAACTGGTCGGTGATCTCCTCGAACTCCGCCTCGGTGAGTTCGCCCCGTTTCTGGTGTTGGATGACGATGCTCCGGAGGAGGAATCGCACGAGGTCGCTCGTGGACTGGAAACTCGTGCCTTCGATGGTCTCCTCGACGCGTTCGGCCAGTTCCTTCGGGATCGAGACGGTGGTGTACTCGGTCACGTTCCCCGGATCGGGACCGCGATTCAAAGCCGTTATCACTCCCGGTCGAACCGGCGCATCTGCTCGCGATGCAGCGTCACGATCAGGTCCGACAGGAGGCCGAACATCACGAGTTGCATTCCGAAGAGAAACGAGGAGGCCGCAAACAGGGCGAGCACCTCGTGGGGGACCGACCGGACGAACCACTCGTAAGCGACCCAACAGGCGACCGTCACGCCGACGAGCATCGACGCGATCCCGACGCTGCCGAAGTAGAACATCGGGTTGTGCATACGCGCAAGACGATACAACGTCAACAGGATGACCGCACCGTCGCGAACGGGCCGGAGGTTGGTTTCAGCGTCGGCCGCCCGTGGTTCGTAGCGGATCGGCACCACGGCCGTCGAGACGCCCCGGCGCATGCACTCGACCGCGAGTTCGGTCTCGATCCCGAAGCCGTCCTGGGCGAGCGCCATCCGTTCTGCGGACTCGCGGGTGAAGGCGCGATAGCCACTCAGTATGTCGCCGAGATCGCGGCCGTGGACGTACGCGAAGGTGTGGTTGATCAGCCCGTTTCCGGCGCGGTTCAGCCGACCCATCGCGCCCTCGGCCATGTTCGCAAAGCGATCCCCGATGACGTGTTCGGCCGCCCCCGAGCACAACGGTTCGAGCATCGCGTCGGCGTCCTCGGGTCGGTAGGTACCGTCGCCGTCGGCCATCAAGACGTAGGGTGCCTCGATATACGAGAGTGCTTCACGGACGGCCTGTCCTTTGCCCCGGCCCGTCTGGGTGATGACGCGCGCACCGGCCTCGGCGGCGGCCTCCCTGGTCCCGTCCGTCGAGGCGCCGTCGACCACGAGGACGTTCGAAAGCCCCTGCTCGCGAAAGCCCCGAACGACGTCGCCGATGGTTTCGGCTTCTTCCAGGGTCGGCAACAGCACACAGACGTCACCGTCGTCCATCGTCGAAAGTCACGGCGACCCCGAGTAAAAGCCTTTTTTTTACGGCCCGAGGCCTGACTCACGAACGACCCCCTCGATGGTTACCCGGAGCTTTCGGCTTCCTGCCAGGAGGACGGCCCCGTAGACGAGTGCTCCGGCGGCGACGACGGCAAGCAGGTGATACCATCGCTGAATCGGGACGACCTCCCGAAGGAGCAGTACGACGAGGACCATCACCGCCGCGGCACCGACCTGTTCGAGGAGGGTCCTCGGCAGGAGGGTGACCTCCGGGAGGATCCGACGGACGTACGCCGCGGAGACACCGTACCGGATCGACTCGGCGATCACGGTCGCGACGACGACCCCGATCCCGCCGAATTCGAGCGTGAGGACGATCCCGAGGACGACGTTCACTCCGAGCGCCAGCATCGAAAGGACGGTGTTGACGTCGGGTCGGTCGACGGCGTCGATCGTCCGCGAGAGCGGTCCCCGCTGGGTCGTGAGCAGTTGGTAGACGGCGAGTCCGACCACGAACGCGGCTGCGGGTGCGTACTCGGGCCCGTACAGCGTGACGACCAGCGGTTCGGACAGCACGAAAGCGCCGAAGACCATTGGAACAGCAAGCACACTCGAAAACGAGAGCGTGTTCGAGACGTCCTCGGCAAAGGGCTCGTTTCGACTGTGTTTGTTGCTCACACGGGCCATCAGCCCGCTTGCGGCGCTCATCATGACGAACGCCGCGGGGAGGG
The DNA window shown above is from Halalkalicoccus jeotgali B3 and carries:
- the aglJ gene encoding S-layer glycoprotein N-glycosyltransferase AglJ produces the protein MDDGDVCVLLPTLEEAETIGDVVRGFREQGLSNVLVVDGASTDGTREAAAEAGARVITQTGRGKGQAVREALSYIEAPYVLMADGDGTYRPEDADAMLEPLCSGAAEHVIGDRFANMAEGAMGRLNRAGNGLINHTFAYVHGRDLGDILSGYRAFTRESAERMALAQDGFGIETELAVECMRRGVSTAVVPIRYEPRAADAETNLRPVRDGAVILLTLYRLARMHNPMFYFGSVGIASMLVGVTVACWVAYEWFVRSVPHEVLALFAASSFLFGMQLVMFGLLSDLIVTLHREQMRRFDRE
- a CDS encoding ribbon-helix-helix domain-containing protein, whose protein sequence is MTEYTTVSIPKELAERVEETIEGTSFQSTSDLVRFLLRSIVIQHQKRGELTEAEFEEITDQLRDLGYLK